ATTTATCACTTCCTGTATATAGTTTCAGGGCTTCTGAACAAGCCCCACTTATGGTACTATGCCCAGAAACATAACTAGGAAATGGAGGACACAAAAAAGTTTCGGGTGAATAAGGTCGCCACTCCTGCCCTTTCATCTCCATCATTCCTTTTTCTGGACCTCCCCAAGCTTTGATAACCTGATCCTCGTAGTATTGGTGAACTAGGGCATAAGGTCGAGCAAAATCGTAATACATTTTTGATTCCCAAGAAGCAATGAATGCATCCATTGCGGTAACTTGATTGAGGAAATACATTTTGACATCTTCATCCAATGTATGGTTATCTCTTCTCGAAACATCTTGTGCAAAATTCAACCAGTGACCTGCCTGCTGAACAGATTTTGGTCCATCGCGCATAAACTCAACCAATGCCCGCTGTTCGTCGGTTAAATTGGCTTGTAGTTCAATCACTTCCTGCACCTCTTTTTCCAATTGTTCTGAACCTATCATTGGTGGAGGGCCTGGTCTGAACTGATCTGATGATTTCAAAGCAATTGGTTTGACTTTATCCCAAAAAGGTGTCAAACAACCAGGTGCGAACTTACCTCCTTTCCCATCTGAAAAATACTTGGGTTGCCAGCGATTGGGATCTACATTTTTATCTACTGAATTGACAGGTTGGTAACCTGCATAGTCAAAATAAGGCTGCCCATTGGAGTTTTCTTCTTCGCCATACTGATTCGCCCCATCGTGTTTTCTTGCTTCAATAACAGCTTGGGCGGCCAAATTTCCAATTCCTTCTGGCGTAGTAGCATCCATGGAGTGATTGTTGGGATCAAATCCCAATTCCTTCATAAACTGCTCAAAAAGCACACTATCGGAGTAATAATACTCATTCATCGCTCTAAGTGCAGCATAACTTATCGCAATTTCTTTGTTTTTGAGTGTTTGCTCACTTTCGGGTCGTCTCTCCACATTTGTAAGATATACAGGTGTTGAAGTGGAGTCATATCTCGACCACGCATCAAAAACTGCTGTGAAAATTAGACCCAAATAACGTGAAGTGATGGTAGGACGAGGCTTGAATTTTTCGGTATCATTTGCAGTTGCCGTTAGAGCTATTTCACCCCATTTGTAAGCGATATTGTCTGTTCCTCTGGGTTCTTCTTCGGTAATTCCACTCTTTGCAGAGTCAGATTTTTGATGGTTCGCATCTTTACATCCGTTTAGGAGGAATATACCTAAGAGTGCTATAAATATTAATTTATTCATTTGTGATATTTTTATTTTCAAGAAAAATACGGGTAGTATTTATATAATAAAATGTATGAAAAGTAAATAATTTGTATGGATTAATAGATATCAATCTTTCCGCACAAGGTAAGGAAAAATTGAAATAGTAGCAACCCTCAAATAGGTAGGTTATATTGAACAATTAACTAAGTAAATAAAATATTTTATTTATATTACAATGACTATGAATTACTTAATTACATAAAAATAAATATCGGATGTCTTTTTTTGAGAACTATTCTAAGAACACTTTACACAACTAACCTGAAAAGTTTCTATTTAACAAATAATTAAAATAATAAATTAATCATAATTTATAAAAATCTATTTCAAATTACTCTTCTATACTTTCAAAGTAAAACAACCAAGTTTATTTTTAATGAAATTTTTGATATTTAGTACTTCTCAAAATCGTCTCCAATATTCAAGTAAGTGTTGAAGAATCAATTTTACACACAATTCATTGACCTTTATTCCTGTTGGCAAAGAATGAAGTGTTAAAGTTGGATTTTAAGACAGTAAAGAAAGGATCAGAAGAAGGTAAAAAAGACATTTGTGTAAAATAAGTTCGTTAAGAGCAAGGGACTTACAAATAGAGTTATCTATATTAATTTGTGTTATAAAATGCTGTATAGCAAATTATTTTATGGGAGTTACAAATAAATCCGCAGCAATATTAAAGCTAATTCCCTGCCGCCACCTTCAATTTTTTTGCCAACAAAAGACCTATTAAGCTAATGCCAATAGACAAATAACCTACCAAATGATAGCCTGATAAAGTCCCCGATCCATTGTCGACCACCAATGCGCCACTAATGATAGAAGCCAAGAAAATTCCCAACTGCTGGAAAGCCGACTTGACACTCATAAAACTACCTCGATTTTTGGGTCCTACACTTGCCGTAATCATTGCTTGAGGAGGAATCATTCGACCGCTACCCAATATAAAAAATAAGGTTGTAGCGATAAGTGCTACAAGAACGGGTATAGGAGGCATATTGGTAATCAACAAAACAGGTATAAAAGAAATAATCATCAATGCATAGAACAACTTCAATGCACCAAAGCGATCGGTTAATTTACCAATTATAGGGGCAGAAAAAACAGTAGCCAGACCGCCTGCAAAATACATCCAAGTGATTTGCCCTTGCGTAAAGCCTACATTGCGAATCATATAAGGTGCAATGAACGGAATGATGATGAAATGACCCAAAACCAATATAATACCCAAAAGCAAAGCATACAGTTGATTGGAGTCTGTTGTGATGTCGGTAACTACGCTTATCAGAGATTTATTCTTAACCCTGTGCTGCAAATGTTCCGTCATTACAGGAAAACGAAGCACTATTTGGGTGAGAATGATGATCCCTGTGCCAGATACAAACAAAAATGGTGCATACCAATCAAATTTTTCTGCCAGAAATAAGCCCAAAGGAACACCCAAAGCGGCAGCGGCTGAAAAGGCCGCAGTCAAAATGCCCATTGCTGAGCCGCGTCGTTCAAAAGGATAAATATCGCTGACCACCGACAAAACCAAAGCACCAATCATACCTCCAAATATGCCTGTGGTGAATCGAATAATTAAAAAACTGACATAACTAAAAGCAAATGCACACAAAAAAGTCCCAATTGTGAATCCACAATAAATAAATAATAGGGCTTTTTTTCGGTCAAAACGGTCAATCAGAAACATACCTGTCAGGCTTGAAAAAAATGCACCCAAAGCATAAGAAGAAACCAACCAACTAAATTGCTGCGGACTTATATCATAAAGTTTCATAAAAACATCACCTAAAGGCATCATTATCATTACATCTACAATATTGGTGAAGTTGATAGTCGCCAATAGAAATAAAATAAACCGTTCTTGTTTCATAAAGTAAATCATTGAAGCTCTAAAGCTCAAACTAAGGTTGAATGAGTAGGATGAATATTTGAAAAATAGATTATTTTGCGCCTTATTCGGTATAGGCTGCAAACTATCACAAACAAGATGAAGCAAACAATGTTTTCAGACGATGGTTATTTGCAATTTTTTACGTACATTTGCACCGCTTTTTAAAAAACTAAAATTTTCGTTCCTTGAATCATTTATTAGAACGGAATAGTGGGACATTGAAGACTTTTAACATCCCTTTTATGGGGCTGAAAAAAGGAGTTCATCAGTTTCAGTATATTATTGATTCCAGTTTTTTCAAAGAATTTGAACATTCCCCTATTGAAGAAGGTGTGTTAGAAGTTGATTTAGAATTCAATAAAAAACACAATTTCTTTGAATTGGATTTTCAAATTGAAGGAAAAATAAAAGCAGAGTGTGATAGGTGTTCCGATGACTTTAATTTGGGAGTTGATGTTGAAGATCAAATAATTATTCAAATTCAACAAGCGGAAAATATATCAGACGAACGTGATTTGGATATCTTGAGCATACCAACTGATAGCATAGTTATCAATGTAGCCCATCTAATCTACGAAATCATTGTTTTGTCATTGCCGATTCGAAAGAATTGCAGCGATGATAGTATAGACGGAAAGAAGTGCAATGCGAAGATTATAAAGATTTTGAAAAAAAATCAACATTCAGAAGAAAATGTAACCGATCCTCGCTGGGAAGCACTTTTAAAATTAAAAGATAATAATAATAATAACTAATCCTTTAAATAGTTTAAAATAATGGCACATCCTAAGCGGAAAATCTCCAAAACAAGAAGAGACAAGCGTAGAACACACGTGAAAGCAGTAGCACCTACACTTGCAAAAGATTCAACAACCAACCAAACACACCTCTTTCACAGAGCTCATTGGTATGAAGGTAAACTTTACTACAAAGGTCAGTTGGTGATTGACAATGTTTCGGAATAAGCTCTGAAACTCACTGTCTATTCAATAGTGCCACGACTGATATGCTCATTAATCGTGGCACAATTTTTTTGTAATTCACTTATTTACAGAATTTTATCGCATGTCCAAACAATTAGCAGCCATCACTGGTGTTCATGGTTACCTGCCAGACTATGTATTGACGAATAAAGAATTAGAGCAAATAGTAGATACCAACGACGAATGGATTGTGACGAGAACAGGTATCAAAGAGCGTCGAATATTGAAGGGCGAAGGCTTAGGGACTTCCGATATGGCAGTAGAAGCAGTAAAAGGATTGCTAGAAAAGCGAAATCTGCAACCTACGGACATAGATTTGTTGATTTGTGCAACAACTACACCTGATATGTTTTTTCCCAGCACTGCTAATTTGATATGCCACAAAATTGGTGCTGCACCTGCCGGAAGTTTTGACATATTAGCGGCTTGTTCAGGATTTCTATATGCATTGTCAGTTGGCGCAAAATTCATAGAGTCAGGCACTTATCGCAGAGTTGTTGTAGTCGGTGCTGATAAAATGTCTTCAATTGTAAATTACGAAGACCGCACAACTTGTATTATTTTTGGAGATGGTGCTGCAGCAGTGCTTTTAGAGCCAGCTCAAGAAGGTGTGGGGATTAAAGATGAAATATTGCGTTCAGACGGATCGGGTGCCAAACATTTACACATGAAAGCGGGCGGTTCTAAACGTCCTGCAAGTATCGAAACAGTTACGAATAAAGAACATTATATCTTCCAAGATGGGAAAGCAGTGTTTAAATTTGCAGTGAAAAATATGGCAGATGTATCTGCTGAAATCATGGAACGCAACAATTTGACGGGGGAAGATGTCGCATGGTTGGTTCCGCATCAAGCCAATAAACGCATTATTGATGCTACTGCACGTAGAATGGGATTGACCGAAGATAAAGTAATGCTCAATATTGAACGCTATGGAAATACAACTGCGGCAACGATTCCTCTTTGTTTGTGGGATTGGGAAAAAGAGTTGAAGCGAGGCGACAATATTATTTTAGCTGCCTTTGGAGGTGGTTTTACATGGGGAGCTGTTTACCTTCAATGGGCATACAATTCCTAAGAAATTAGAAAAAATAACATAAAAATATTTAATAAATAATGGCTTCTACTTCAGAATTTAGAAATGGGTTCAGCATGGAACTTGACCATGGATTGTGGACAATCGTTGAGTTTTTGCATGTAAAACCTGGAAAAGGCCCTGCTTTCGTGCGAACAAAACTAAAAAATTTGGTTTCAGGTAAGGTCGTAGATCGTACGTTTCCATCGGGTTATAAAGTAACCGAAGCACGAATTGAAAGACGAACCTATCAGTATTTGTACAACGATCAGATGGGATATCATTTTATGAACAATGAAACCTATAGTCAAATAGCACTCGAAGAAAGCATGATCAATGCTCCTCAGTTTTTACTAGAAGGGCAAAATGTAGATATTTTGTTTCATGCTGAAAAAGAAAAAGCATTGGTTTGTGAACTCCCCCAGTATGTTATCCAAGAAATAACCTATACTGAAACAGGATTAAGAGGAGATACCGCTACCAATGTGACCAAACCTGCTACACTTGCATCAGGAGCAGAAGTCAATGTACCTTTGTTTATCAATCAAGGAGATAAAATTAGGGTCAGCACTGCTGATGGTAGCTATATGGAAAGGGTCAGAGATTAGTATATTTGCAAAAAGAAATGTTTTTCCTTGCATAAATTAGCCAACATTTACATCTTTACAGAAAGAAAATCCTCACTATGGACTTCAAACAAATCAAAGAATTAATTAGACTGATTGATCAAACAGATCTAAGCGAATTAAAAATTGAAACAGAGACCTTCAAAATAAGCCTTCGTTCTAAGGCATATACCGAAGCAGTCAACAAAGGCAAATCGGTCAGTAGCGTTTCTTTTCCTTCTACATCACAGATGCCAACACCTGTTGCTCCTTTAGCAACTGTTGTAAGTGCAACTCCTAATCAAGAAGCAAAAGAACATGCAGTTGGTACAACCGAAAAGTCCAACAACGATAAGCTGTTCACCATCAAATCACCTATGATTGGTACATTTTATCGGTCTTCTTCACCAGACAAACCTCCTTTCATCAAAATTGGTGATACCATTTCAAAAGGAGATGTTCTATGTATTGTAGAAGCCATGAAACTTTTCAACGAGATAGAGTCGGAAATAAATGGTAAGGTTGTAGAAATATTGTTAGACGATTCGTCTCCAGTAGAGTACGACCAAGATTTATTCCGTGTAGAACTTGCCTAGAGAAAGCTCTAATTCAAAAAATAAATTCAAATTCAAACTCAAATAATTCTGTGTCAAAAACATAGACTTTTGATTTTGGTTTTCATTTTGATTGACAATCAGTAACCGATGTTTCAAAAAATACTTATTGCAAATAGAGGAGAAATTGCTTTGCGTGTTATTCGTACCTGCAAAGAAATGGGTATCAAAACAGTAGCTGTTTATTCTACTGCCGATAAGGATAGTTTACATGTCCGTTTTGCAGACGAAGCCGTTTGCATTGGACCTCCCTCTAGCAAGGATTCTTACCTCAATGTACCACATATCATGGCAGCTGCTGAAGTAACAAATGCAGATGCCATTCATCCAGGATATGGATTCTTGGCAGAGAATGCCCACTTTGCAGAAATATGCGCAGATTACAATATCAAATTTATTGGCCCTACTGCTTCAATGATTCGAAGTATGGGGGATAAAATCACCGCAAAGCAAACCATGAGAGAAGCAGGTGTACCTGTTATCCCAGGTTCTGACGGATTGATACACGATATAGAAGAAGGAAAAAAAATAGCAAATGAAATCGGCTATCCTATTATTTTGAAAGCAACCGCAGGTGGTGGAGGAAAAGGTATGAGGGTAGTATGGGATGCCTCTGCTTTTGAGAAGCATTGGGACAGCGCACGTCAAGAGGCAAAAGCTTCTTTTGGAAACGATGGGATTTACATCGAAAAATTTATTGAAGAACCCCGACATATTGAAATTCAAATAGTAGGCGATCAATACGGCAAGGCCTGTCACTTATCAGAAAGAGATTGTAGCATACAACGCCGCCACCAAAAACTAGTGGAAGAATCTCCTTCGCCTTTCATGGATGATGAACTTCGTGAAAAAATGGGTGCAGCGGCTATCAAAGCTGCAAATTCTATCAACTACGAAAGTTTGGGTACAATAGAATTTTTGGTTGATAAATACAGGAATTTCTACTTTATGGAGATGAACACCCGTGTACAAGTAGAACATCCTGTTACAGAGGAGGTTGTTAATTTTGACCTTATCAAAGAACAGATAAAGGTGGCAGCAGGTGTAGCAATTTCTGGAAAAAATTATTATCCGATTGGTCATGCTATTGAATGTCGTATCAATGCAGAAGACCCTTACAACGATTTTCGACCTAGTCCTGGTAAAATCACAGAATTGCATACATCAAAAGGTCATGGTGTGCGTGTAGATACGCATATACATGCAGGATATACTGTTCCTCCTTACTACGATTCTTTGCTTGCAAAAGTAATCGTTCACGCCAATGATAGAGATCAAGCTATTGCTAAAATGAAGCGAGCATTGGAAGAATTTATCATTGAAGGTGTGAAAACTACAATTCCTTTTCACCTCAAATTGATGGATGATGAGCGATTTAGGGAAGGAAACTTCAATACCAGTTTCTTGAATGATTTTGAATACTAAAGATTTGTAATTTTTATTTCATTCTCGTGCGGAAAATCAAACTTTACATTGCTACGAGTATTAATGGCTACATTGCCAAATCAGATGGCAGCGTAGGATGGCTCGATACGATTCCCAATCCTAATCCAACTGATTATGGTTATTTTGACTTCTTGAAAAGCGTTGACACGACCCTAATGGGCAATGCTACCTACCAACAAATCCTTGGCTTTGATGTTCCTTTTCCCTATGCCGATAAAATCAATTATGTGTTTAGTCGAACTCAATCAGGTGTGGATGAATATGCAACTTTTGTAAGTGAAAATATAGTGGAGTTTGTGCAAGAACTGACAACGCAAGAGGGTAAAGATATTTGGCTTGTTGGAGGAGGAGAACTAAATGGCTTTTTTCTGAAAAATGGGCTAATAGATGAAATGATTGTGTCGGTGATGCCTATGGTTTTGGGAAGCGGAATTCCACTTTTTGGAACAGGAGTGAAAGACGTAGAAATTCCGTTTGGCTTAAAAGAGGTGGTTTCCTTTGAAACTGGAGCGGTGCAGTTGGTGTATGAAAAGCATTAAATTACAAAATCTGTGAAATGAGACTTCGATAGTATATTCTTTTTAGACTTTGAAAAGATTACACTAAAAACACAGTTCCCCCCCAAAAAGCGGCTTCCCAATCCAATAAAATTGCCATGAATTGAAACGTTTACCACTTACTTCTTATAAAAATCTCCTCTCGAAGAAGTCATATAATTAGTACCCAATAAACTACGCAACAATTTTGCTGTATTCTCCAAATCAATGAAATCGGGCAATTTTTCCAAGCCATATTGCAAAAATCCCATTTTTTCCTTTTTGCGTTTGCGGAAAATCTGTTCATCATCTGCAAGAGCAGGACTTGCATTGGTTTCGTTATTATCAAGCAACCATTGAAGGTAATCATCCAAAATTCGCAAGATGTAATCCCATTGATCAAAAATGCTTTGTACCAATCCCAAGTCTTGATGGGCATCTTCAATAATCAACAGTTGAATCACCTTTTCTTCCATTGAAGGGCGTGTATCCGCTACTTTCATACTTGGAAAAAGTTTATCAAAATCTCCTTTGACAGTCAATTCATTCAGAGGTGAACCAACCATCACATATTGATGCGTTTCAGGGAAAAGTGACCACATCAATTCATTTAACAATACTGACAAAGTAGCAATGACTTGCAACACTTCTTCTTTTTCAAAACTATCGTCCATCTCTATGGTCAAGATAGCAATTCGTCCCAGATGATATTCACGCACAGGTACTTCTCTTTCACCCACTCTTGTATAGTTAAATGCATTGGTGACAAGACTAATGCCTGTTTTGAAGCTGAAATAACCTTTTGTTATCACATCAAAAGTGCCTTCACACAAATCCAAACTCATTCGACTGCTCGGTTCTTTGTGGTGTGAATTGGTCAAAGGCGGACGTAGTTTGTGCAAAGTCACCTCCAAATCAGGGCGATACGCAATGACCGCTTCTGGAGGATGGTGATTCGCTCGCAGCACCCGATTGTTGTGGTCATACCCCCGCACATTGAAGGGGCGACCATTAAAGGCATGGGTTTGATCGGGTAGGTAGTTTTGAAACAGCAAATCGTAGGAAGTCACCTGCAAAACATTTCTAGCTTGGTCGCTGATTTGCACATTTCGCAAGAAACTCAGTTTGATGTCGTCTTTGATTTTGGGCTGCAAACGGTATTTGACGATTTCTCGGAAACGGTCATCTGCTTTGTCAAATTCAAATACAGTTTTGATAGACAAATAGTTGGATGCTACAATGTCGATACTAAACGCAATTTTGAAAAGTTTGTGCAATTCCTGTTTGACAAAACGAGCATCTGGACTGATCCAACTCAACTGCTCCAAAATGTCCCGTTCTGAAAGGTCGTGATTAACCATGCGCTCCAACAGGGTTCGAGCTACTTCAAAACGGCTGATCATTTTGCGGGAACTCAGTGGATATATAGGAGTTTTGATAAAGTATTCGATGTTGTCTGCCAAATAAGAACGCAGCATATAGGGGGGGGAAACAACGTGGACAAATGCCTGATCTTGTGCATATACTTCCCATTTTTTGAGGGTCGTAATCAGATTGAAGTCCGTATCTCTCGCCAAAATAAAGCTATTGTCGAAAGGTTTCATCAAAAAACTAACCTGTTCGTGTCCAACTTCTTGCACTGCTTTTTGCTTCAATGTGCGTGAAGAAACAGGCGTTTGCATCAAACTACCTGCATTGTTGTCGAGTTCTTCGAGGTATTCGTAAAATGGAAGTTCCTGTTGTCCAACCAATTCGATGTTTTTCATCTGCTCCCTTCTCGGTAACAGAGCCAATACTGCTTCTGCGCCCAAAAACATTTCGATGTGTCCACTCAATACTTTGTGTTGGAAAAAACTATCACCTTCCAATTGCCAACAAATCACAAACGTCTTGCGGGGCATCAAATGACGCATCCGCACCTCTGCCAAGTCTTTTTTGACATCCAAATTTCGCATGACCGAAGATTGCAGTGCTTCTCGATAATTGGAGAGTACAATACTTTGGATATTAGGAGATTGGTCACGCAAAATGCTCAACAAGATGCTATTGGAGGTCAGCGATTCGGAAAAAATTTCGGTGCCATTCAAAAACAAAACGGTCTTCAATTGGTCAAACCATTGATGCGACACGATGTTTTTCTCCAAAATATCGTCTGCCGAACTCACAATAATGCGAGAAGCGAGTTCAACGTCTTCTACTTTATTGAAAATCTGCACTTTCCAAAAATCACGATTGGAGGTAAGTTTGTAGAACCAATCGTTGATCCATTCGATGATTTCTTGGTGGTATTCAGAATTGGCATAACATCTTTTTGCAGTCAATACCAAAATATTCTCTCCATCCATCAATCGCCGCATGAAAACGGTGAACAAAATCGGAGCTGTATGGTCAGTAATCACATCATCAATCAATAAATCCGTTCTTTTGGTAAGTTCTTCAATGATATGATAATCATTGATATTCAGCTTATAACCAGCACTAATGAGGTTTTGGGCTTCAATAATATCGATTTTTGAAGGTGGATGCAATTCTATTCCTTTTGCCTTGTAGTACCAAGCTACCAATACTTTTTCTTCCCAGATTCGTTGGTATTCCTCCCAAAGATTGTAATAGTCCAGAGGCACTTCAAGGGTAGGTTTGGTTTCGGGCATGTCTTCGGGAGATTCAATTCGTGGGTGTTGCAAATACCAAAAAAGTTCTACCACAATGAGCAGTGAAAAACCGCCTAAAGCTGAAAAAGTAGGAAAATCATCGTTGTAGGCTTCTACAATTTTGAGGAAAAACACGACCAAAAACAAACCCAATCCAAACCATCGAAGATAGCCGAAATACATACCAGGATAGACCCATTCTTTCTTCAATACCGAACCTTGTTTGGGGTCTTGTTTGTAGGCAAGTGACCACTTTGGAATTGAAGGTTGACCTGCTTGTTTTCCTTTAAAAATCCGTCCTCCCTCATTGACTACCAACTTGATAAGCGCAAAAACTCCAATCATCAAAAGCGTATAAACCAACTCTGCATAGGCTTTGAAGCCTTCAATGTCGTACAATACAGAATCCAATTCAAAGAAAAGGTACACAGAACCAATCATCCACAAAATAGAGAGATACACGCACCAATGTTGTCGATAACGCTCCCCCATTTTGCGGTTGCCAATGAGAAGTAGGATGTAAAGGGCAGCAAAGGATATTAGTAAGAAAAAAATGTTTTCCATATTTTTTTAAAAATAAGATTGGAATGTGTTGGGATTTTTGGCAATTTGCAAAAGCATCAACATTCTCAAAAGAAAAATCTAAAATACGCTAATTATTTATTTTATAATCCTTTTTGTGGGTAAAAAGCTGAAAGAATGATAAACCTGTCTAAATTGAGAATAGTTCCCGCTTCAACTGTTGAAGTAGTTAGCGGCACAGGCAATTAACTTTGGTTAGTAGTGTTCGGTCAATCTTGAATTAAAGAATCACTTGCTCAAATACATATTTTTAAAAAAAATATTTTTAACTAAATTATATTGAATCCTTAATACTTGTAGGTCTTGTTATAAGTGTAATCAATAATTAGTTTTATTGGCATAAAGTGCAGATTTTTTTTTATTGCTCTTTCCTACCCCAACCCAATCACCTTCACAATCCGATCCACATCCACGTGTTTGTCAAACAATTCAATCGCTCGTTTCACCTTTTGAGGAGTTTTAGTGTTGATTTTCACTTCAATTTGGTTGAGTTTGGTAATCGCCTCGTAGGTATCATAGTTGGTGCGTATTGTTGCGATGTGGTGTCGTTTCAAAAAATCCGCATTTTTCTTAGAAACCTCATCGTCGCCTGTCAGCACCAATCCAGCAAGGTGTGGCTCCGTATTTTGTTGTTTCCAAAAAGCTCGAAGTCTGTCCAATGCGGCGTTCAGTCGTCGGCTGCTGACCATGAGGAGGTACTGTACATTTTTGTCCAAATCTTGTCTTTCGGTCAGTGAACCTGCCAAATAATCCTGCACCAAATTGCCCATTCCTTCCTCACCGCAGAAAATCTCTCCCCTCAGTGTTTTCTTCACCGTTGACATTTGTGGATAGGCAAGCTCTTTTTCGAAGGGTAAAAAACCAAAAATCTCAATCCCTAACTGTTCCAAGCGTTTGTGTAAGTAGTTTTGCACCTTGTCCATTTTGTTTTCCAACACTTTGTTGATAATCACGCCATGAACTTGTACGCCAGAGTAAGCAAAAAAATGTTTGCAGAGCATCAAGCGATCCACCGTACTCCCAATTCCACCTTCCACAATCAGCACCACACCTGTATTCAAAAACTTGGCTACCTGAGCATTGGAGTAATCCACCACCGAACAAACCCCGGGGTGTCCAGTTCCTTCATACACCACTACTTCATGGCGGTTCTCCAATATTTTT
The Chitinophagales bacterium genome window above contains:
- a CDS encoding AAA family ATPase, translated to MAQGTVYIAATNQHVGKTTSTLGLMNALKNRSRDVGYCKPCGEKFLEVDGHRVDKDAVLFADIMNFSLEPRIHSPIIAGGSMVTDYIDQPNYQELTESLQNAAKILENRHEVVVYEGTGHPGVCSVVDYSNAQVAKFLNTGVVLIVEGGIGSTVDRLMLCKHFFAYSGVQVHGVIINKVLENKMDKVQNYLHKRLEQLGIEIFGFLPFEKELAYPQMSTVKKTLRGEIFCGEEGMGNLVQDYLAGSLTERQDLDKNVQYLLMVSSRRLNAALDRLRAFWKQQNTEPHLAGLVLTGDDEVSKKNADFLKRHHIATIRTNYDTYEAITKLNQIEVKINTKTPQKVKRAIELFDKHVDVDRIVKVIGLG